From Candidatus Omnitrophota bacterium:
ATTATGGTATTCCCCGTAAGATAAACGCCGTTGGGCTGCTGCGCGGCGGCCTTCACGTCGTTGACAAAGGACGGCAGCTGGATGACCGGCGCACCCAGAGTCAGCGAATCCTGGAAATCGGGATCGTCGGTCGGGGGCCCGCCGTGATAGTAATTTATGCTCGAGGCCGCGCTTGAGACCGCGCCTTCGAATACGGGGCTTCCGGATATATTGAGCTGGTCGTTGCTGTATACCGGGCCTGTCAGCCTGTCTCCGGTCACGAACCATATCGGCTGCGAGCCCCACCAGAACATGAGATCTTCGCTGTTGCTCAAATACGCGTACCTGGCGCACGATATCTGCTTAAGCGTCAAAGACACCCTTTCGCTCACGTTGCGGTAAGTGCCTGTCGAATCGAGCCGGTATGTCGGGAAGAGCCCGCCGCTCACCTGTGTCACCGTCACAGAATAACTCCCGGTGTTCCCTGCGGCTATGGTAAAAGTCCCGGAGAGGGATGACGTGCTCCCTGACCTCAGGTCCATGAATTTTCTCGCCAGTCCCGCCTCGGCTATATAATACGCGCGCATGGTATTGCACGTCCTGTTGGCCATAGACAGGCTGCTGTAAGCGATAGACGAGAAAGCGGTTATTATCAGCACCAGTAGGAAGACGAACATAAAGGTGTATATGATGGCAAACCCCTTATTGTCGCTTACGGGCCTTTTACTCATTTAGGCACATTCCTCAGGTTTATATAAGTGGACAGGGACCCGGATATGGTGCGGTTGCCTATTTGCCGGGAGACCGCTATATAGATCCCCACCGTTTCGTTATCGGTGACACCCGCGGGTTCCCAAAAACGAAGCGTTACGGACGAACCCGGCGGAGCCGTATAGATTGTCTGCTGATTCGGCGATTGCGTGGGGCTGGCGTAGATTATAGAATTACCGTTTAAAAAATAGCTCCGCACATTATCGTCGGTCCCGGTATACTGTATCCTGCTCCCGGCAGGCGTGACGACCGGGATGGTGAACGAGACGGCGCTGCGGAGCCCTACTATGCTGCCCTGCTCCGGATGGCCCCGGATGATCCTGGCGGCTATCGTATTTACATTCTGCTGCAGGTTTATCTCCGCCTCCTTGTCCCGGAAGACACCCTTCACCAGCATAAAGGCACCTATAGTGGATGCGAATATGAGAGTGACTATTACCGTAGAGACCAGGACCTCTATCGTGCTGAAGGCGCTTTTATTCCTCATGGCATATCTTTCAATTTGCCTGCGGGTCGTTCGCTATATAGGTGCCGCACTGCTCGTGCATGATCCTGCTTCTTCCCAGGATAGTCTCGTTCCAGCGTATATCCACTATGACCCTTTTGTAATAAGGGGAGTCGTTGTATACGGTGACCGTCTGGGCGCCCCTGAAATCGTCCGAATAATTGTCGGGTGTGCCTTTGGTGTCGATGCTCACCGCCGAGGTGCCGCCCGCTATGTCCGAGAACGGCCTCTTGCGCATATTTTCGATGGTCGCCTGCGCCACATATATGGCCTGCGCCTTATGCTTCGCTATGGAACTGCTGATCGCCCCCACGAAGAAGAGGTCGAACGCGGCTACCCATATCAGGGCTATTATCGCCATGCTGAGGACGGCTTCTACCATGGTAAAACCTTTGCCCTGCCCCCTTTTTATCATAAGGTATCCCGTATCATCGGCCCTCTTTTTCCATCTTAATGAATTCGCCGTCTTTTTCCATATATCTTTCGCCATTTATTATCACATGTTTTTGTCCGGTTTTCCACTTTAATTCATCGATGCCCGCGGTTATCCTGTCTCTCACCCTTATCGCCGCCGGAAGATTTTTTTTGAACCACTCTTCCGTCTTTTCAAGGCGTCCTGTCCATTCCTCCCGGCGCCGCCTCTTCTCGGCCTCTTCCGCCTCTTTCTTCCGGTATGCGCTGTCGATACTCTGGGCCCTCATATTCCTGCGCCGCAATTCCTCGCGCAGCTTGCTATCGGTGATCTCCGGCCCGCCCGTCTTCTTATCAGAGGTCCCCGTCTTCGGGCACCATTCCGGGTTATTCATATTCACCATGTACTTCTTTTCGGCGAGCGGACAGCTGGCGCATGCAGGCGTGGCCTTTATGACATCGTTGTCCTCACTGGCGCATGTATGATACGGCGCGCATGCCAGTAAAACGGCGGAAAGCAGCGACATCCAGGTCTTTTTGTTAATCATCGGTACTGCCGGATAGTTTCTCTTTTAAGATAACCACCAGATCACGATAGAAATGTATGCCGGCGATATTTTTGACAAAATATGCATATGGATCATCCGGCCTTGCGGCCCCGGTATGGTTCATGCGGTCCGTAAGGCCTTTAAAGAATCCCATCGTGGTCTCCGGCCTGTCCGGATCTTTATCGCTTCCGCCCCATTCCGGGAAATATGACGTATTTGTGTCCTCCACGGAATATATGCCGCCGCCCTTCAGCAGGGGAAATAGCGTGGTGAAGGCCGTTATCACGTCCGCGCCCTTATGGCTTCCGTCGTCTATCACGATGTCCACGGAGCCCATCTCGCTAAAAACATATTCGAGGAACTTCCTGTCTGCCTGGCTGCCCCTGAATATCCTTATCCGCTCATCCTGCGGCAGTTCTTTTTCATGGATATCTATGGAATAGATCGTGCTGCGGGGAAAGTAATATTTCCACATGCGGAGGGAATTCCCGCCGGCTTTGGGGTTATCGTATCCGCCTGCGCCTATCTCCAGGATCTTCAGTTTTTTCTTTCTCAGCCCGTGGAAATACTTCATGTAATGCCTTACATAATCGTGGGCGGGCCCCTTGTCGGAGAAATTGATCACCGATAGCGCATTAAGGTCGGACGAAAATACCCTGGAGGGGATCGGCGCAAGAAACTTTATATATGATCTCCTGATATGGTCTAACTGTACGGCGGTTAAGTTATTCTCAAAATACCGCTTAACCTTATTTAACTGGTTAGAGACGGTTTTCATGGTACCCCTGCCGCGTTATTATTCGCCCCTCATGAACGCCAGAAGACCTATCATATTCCGTTTTACGTCTTCCATCGAACGGATCCTTGAGATCCTTTTAACTATATAAGAGGGACGAAAATAAAATTTTTTGTAGCTTTTGTCCAGGAGGTCTTCCAGCTGCCGGCGCGTCATCGAATCGGGGACATAGCCGACCTTCAGCGCGCTATGGTCCTCAAAATCGAATTCTTCGTCACCGCTGACCATATTGAATACCTCTGTCCCGGGAAAGAGCGCCAGCGAACTGAATGCCGCGTAATCCAGGTCGAGGTCGCATGCGAATTTTATCGTCTCCAGCCCTTCTTCGTACGTTTCGCCGGGTATACCGAAGATCATCGTGCCGTGCGCCTCGATACCCGCCTCCTTTGTCATCTTCACCGCATTCCTGGTCTGCTCCAGGGTGATCCCCTTCTTCATTATATCGAGGACCCTCTGCGAGCCGCTTTCTATGCCGAAAAGGAGGCGCCAGCATCCGGCCGCCTTCATCTTCTTCAGCATCTCTTCGTCCAGGCAATCCGCCCGCGCGTTGGCCGCCCATACGAGGTCGTACTTTCTCCTGATCAGCTCGTCGCATAACTGGAGGTTCCTGTCCCTGAACATGGTGAACGTCTCGTCATAGAAGGTCATATCCTTTATACCGTACCGCTTGACGAGTATGTCGATCTCGTCCATTATACTCTTTACGCTCCTCTTTCTGACGACGCAGCTCGAATGGCAGAATATGCACCGGAACGGGCACCCCCTTGAACCTATTATGTCTATCGCCGGGAGCCGTTTGTAATTTGTGAGGGTGGGCCTGTACCTGTATATGTCGACACCGTCCCAATCCGGGAAGGGTATGTCGTCGATGTTCATTATGTAATCGGGCCCGCCGTTATCGACGACCTTCGAGGTCCCGGCGTCTTTCCACGCGAGCCCGTTTATGCCGTCCAGCGGCTTATTGCCGCCGAGGCGCTCGACCAGGCCAAGCAGCGCATTTTCGCCGTCTCCGTATACCATATAATCTATGAACGGGCTGTCCTTAAAGCAGTTGGTCTTCCATCCGTTCGCGTGCGGCCCGCCGATCACTATCCCGGTGCCGGGGAACCTCTTCTTCGTCTTCTCTATCATGAGCTGATCATCGCGCCATCCCGCGCTGTACGTAGATATCCCGAAAAGGCCGTAGCCGCCCGTCTCCATCTCCCGGAATATCTCTTCTTCCGTCGCGAACATCCCGTTCAATATCCTGGCTTCGTGGCCCGCCCTTTTCAATGCGGCGCTCAGATACATCAACCCGAGCGGCGGGAAAGACCCCATTATCCCCTGCCCCTCCACCTTAAAGATCTTTCTTATGAAGCCCAGCCGGTCCTTGGTGGAAAAGAACGGGTTGGTCATCTTCGAAAAATCCCAGGGGGTCGTAAAGAGGAGCACTTTCATGTCATCGCCCCGCAAATAGTGATCTCGCCATACCCAGGCATCCCGCAACGCTTATCAGCAGAGAAAAAAACAGGTTCATGGCTACCGTATACAGCATGAACAGGAGACCGTATTCCCTGGCCGCCGTTATGAAGATGCCGAGGTGAGAAGCGGAATACGCCAGGAAGAGGAGTAACGCGATGACGAACGTCGCCGTGATATGGAAGAATGAAAAGAGGAGAAGCGAGAGGAGCAGAAAACCGGCGGTCAGGCCGCCGAGGGCGGTACGAAAGACGTTCTTCTTTATATACGCCTGCCCGTAACCTTCTCCTCCGACCAGGCCCATCACGTGCAGAGTCCGGCGGAAATAGTCCTTACAAAGTTTTTTAAAACCGGCGAAGTGGTGCCTTGTAACTATATCCGCGTCTGCTATCATATTATACCCGCCTTTTACCAGCACCAGGGCAAGTTTATCCTGTTCGACATCCGCGCCCTTTATCTTCTCGTCAAAACCGCCCACCTTCTCGAAGACCTTTCTCTTGATACCCTCTATCCCCCCGCCTATGATCACCTGTCTTATGGGCCCTTTCTTCTGTTCCGCGGTGAATATGAGGTCGTAATAATACGAATGGTCGGCTATGGCCCTGTACCTCTGGGCCCATCCGTCGTTAAGCGGCCTTACGGAGTATATGCCCGTGACATAATCGACGTCGTCCCTTGTCAGATGCCCGTAGATCTTTCTCAGCGTATCCTTAAAAAATACCACATCGGAATCTATGAATACGAGCAGGCCGCCCAGGGCCGCTTTTGCCCCGGCGTTCCTGGCGGCGGCCGCCCCTTTATTCTCCTGGCGTATGACCCTGACACCCAGGTCTTTTATCTTTTCTGCGGTGCCGTCCGCGGAGCCGTCGTCCACCACTATGACCTCGAATTCCTTATCAAGGTCGGAATCGAGGACGGAGAGCGCGGCCTCCCTTATGGTATTTTCGGCATTATAGGCCGCGATGATGACGGATATTTCCATATTTATTCTGCATCCCTTTGATTATTATACTCGACGACGAAACTACGTCAATCACAATCTGCCCCGGCCATAGCATATGGAGCGGCTTTCAGCGCTCACCCCCAAGGGCCTCTTTTATATCGGGATGCCGCCCTAAGAATGAAGAGGCGAGGGACGGCTTCTCCCGGTACAGCTCCCTGTAAAGGGCTATGGCATTGTCCAATTCCCCCATCTTCCAGTATGTCCAGGCAAGCCAGCTCCTTACAAATACGGATCCCGGTTTTATGGCCAAGGCCTTCTCCAGAAATTTTGCCGCTTCGCGGTAGTGCTTGGCAAGATAGCTGGCAGTGCCGGTATACACATGGAACATATTCTTGCTGTCCAGGCCGAGCGCCTTCTTCATCTCATCGATATCGCGCAGCTTATCCCACCTCCACTTTTCCCGTGGGGCCAGCAGGTTATTCTTGTATAGGATATTAACGACCTCGAGCGCCATAAGGGCCTGCCCCTCCGGCGACGGGTGTATCTGATCTACGGTGAGGTCATCACCGACTATGCCGTTCGCGGAATTCTCTTCGAACACCTTTTGGGTCTGTATGACATCGACCCCTTTCATGCCGGCCATCCTTATATTCTCATAAAGCCGGTTTACAAGCGAAGGGGCGTGGATGGGGAAATAATCATTGTCGTTCGCCAGCACATAGTTGGCGTTGGCCTTATCGGATTCCCCGAGCCGTTCGTAACATTCCGCCGCCCTGTAGTAGGTGAGCGCGTATGAAGGATCGATATTTATGCACCTGCCGTATAACTCGAGCGCCTTGCCGTACTCTTTCCCGGCAAAGAGACCTTCCGCTTCCGAAAAATATCCCTCCCACGATGCAAGGGCATCCTTATCAACGGAGGCGCCGTGGATAGACCTGACCGGCTCATACCCCTTCCACCGGGACAGCCCTTCGAAAAATATGACCGGGATGCCGTGCAGACGCGCCGTTTCGATGATCCTGCCCACGTTCTTTTCGAAGTTCCGCGTGACCTCCCTGAACTGCAAAGACCCGGGACGGAGCAGGTTGGCGTCTTCCCTGAAGGCCTCCGGGCTGTCCGATTCCATGTACCACGGGTCTTCCGCCGCCGCTCTGGCGTCGCGTATCCTGCTGCGTTCGAGCTTCGCCCGGATCATAAGCCTGTTAAAGATGCTGAGAAGAGCGGACCTCTTTGGAACGGCCCCGAAGAAGTCCTCTATCCTGTGCAGTAACGGTTTTTTTGAAGAATACCTGAGCCTGTATTCAACGAGGCAAAAATCGTTGTGCACCGTATAGAATACCGCAAGGTCGGGTTTGTAGGGGATCGTCTCCGCGAAGGCGTTGGCAATAAAGCTGCTGTCCGCCCCCATCCTGCCGAAGTTGACTACGGTGATATCCCTCATGACGTCTTCCGGCAGAAGGTCTGACAGGTAGAGCCTCAGCCACTTCCCTATCACCGAACTGGGATATAGCGCCCCTCCGTGCATCGTAGATTCGCCGTACAGGAATATACGGAATTCGCGCGCCTTTTTGTGCCGGGTCAGGTTGTGTTCGATTATACGCCGTTCAATGTAGTCATAGGAAGACGGTGATGTGAAGACCCTGCTCACGAGCTCCGCGGACCCGAAGATCGCGATGATGATGATCGCGCTGAACATTATATTTTTATAGGCCTTCATAGGATCGGCTCCATATGCCGGCTAGTATGGCGGCGCTTATGATGCACCAGGTGGCGAAGAGGGCATTGGGTATAGCGGCCTCCGGCGATGCGTACTTGATGGCGAGGACCGCGCCCAGGCCCGCATTCTGCATGCCCACGCCTATAGCGAGGGTGCGGCACTGCCTCTTATCGAACCTGAAGAGCACGCCTGCCCAGTATCCCAGGAAGAGCCCCGAGAAGTTAAGCAGCGCGACCGCGGCAAAGGCGATGCCCGTAATGCGCTCGAGCGATCCCCTGTTCAGCGCCACTACAAGGCCGCAGATGAATGCTATGAATAAGGTGGAAAATGCCGGAAATACCGGCCTCATCTTTTCGATATGCCCGGGAAAACGATGCCTCACGATGAGCCCGGCAAAGAGAGGGATTATGACCATGAGCATTATGCTCTGCATCATGGGCCAGAATTGGACCGGGATATACTCGCGGGCAAAGAGGTATGTAAGCATCGGCGTTACGACCGGCGAGATGAGCGTGGTGCCTGTCGTAAGCGCGACGGACAGGGCCACATCCGCCTCCGCTATATACGACATCACGCCCGCGGCCATGGCGTCGGGAACGGCGCCTGCGAGGATAAGGCCGAAGGCAAGGGCAGGCGGGAGGTCGAGGACCCGCGCTATTACAAAAGCGGCGGCCGGCATTATGGTGAACTGCGCAAGTATGCCGAGAAGGAGATACCGGGGCCTTTTAAAGATGGGCTCGAAGTCCTTCATCGAAAGGAGGGCGCCTATACCGAACATGGTGCAGGCGAAGAACCACTCCATGAACGGTTTGAGCGGCGTAAAGGCCTGCGGGAAGAGATAGGCCATGGCTACGGAGAGCACCACCCAGACGACCAGGTACCTGGTAAAATAACCGGCTATCCTGTTAATATGGCTCATGACTTACCATATTATAGCACAGAATACGTATTCTTTATGCTATACTATGGTCCATATGAGACATGCCTGGAACGTCTTTCTGGCGATATTTTTTGCCGGGGTTGTGTCGCTTATACTGGAACTTTCCATCCTCAGGGAATTCACCTACGTATTCGGGGCATCATCATTCTCCAACGCTTTCATCATATCTCTCTTCCTGACCGGGCTGGCCGGCGGGACGTATCTTGGCTCCTGGGATAAGTTCAGGGCAAAGACCCCGGGATCTCCCGCTCTGCAATTTTCATTCTTCCAGTTCCTGGCGATCGTATTCATACTCCTTTTCTATATAACAAAAAAGTATTTCGTTTATATCTGCCCGCATAAGGGGGCCGTGATAATCTATTTCGTGGCTTCCACCCTGATCCCGTCGCTGATCGCCGGCCTTACCTACGCCGTTTCGGTGGAGATATTATACGACAAAGGCGAAAAATACATAAAATATATATATGCATTCAGCACCCTCGGCAGCGTCTTTGGGGGCATATCCCACGGTATATTTTTTGTGCCGTTCTTCGGGATGAAATCGACTTATATCTTCGCGGCCGTATTTGCCGCAGCCGCCCTCTTATTCATGCTCCCGTTCACCAGGCGCCTTCTGATGCTCACAACCCTCATCTTCGTGGCCGCGGTCGTCCTTATCATATTGAGCGATCGTTTTACGATCTGTCATAGTTTTAAGAACCTGCTCTTCACCGGGAATAGCCAGTTCGGCCCCGTGGAGATATGGCAGACGGAAAGCGGCGCCGTCGATATGCGGGTCAACCGTGTACACCAATACTTCAGTTATGACTGGGACACACAAAGGCACAGGCAATGGGCGGAAACGACGCTGGAGATAGTGGACCGGCCGTGCAACGTGCTCCTTCTGGGATACGGGAGCGGCGTGAGTTCGGCGGCTTTTTTAGGATCGCCCCTTGTAAAGAGAGTGGATACGGTCGAGAATTGCCTGCCTGTCATAGAAGCAAGCAGGGAGGTCTTCCCCGGGGAATATGCGTCGGTTTCCCGGGACCCGCGGTCGCATATCATCATACAGGATTTCCGCAGCTACATAAGGTTCACGAAAATAAAATACGATATTATCACGCTCGACCACAGTATCGCGGACCCTGTATACCACGGTTTTTTTACCACCGATTTCTTTGACAGGTTAAAGGATATAATGAACCCCGGCGGGGTCATAGCATTGCTGGGCCTGGGTATATCGCGCAATACCACCTCTTCGTCGTTCAATTATGTCTACAGGAACATCGATCCTGACAAGGAGCCGGGCTTTCGCAGGGGGGTCAACTTCCTGATGATGGAAAAGATCGGCGGGAAGGCGGCGGGCAATTACGAGCAGGTCGAAAAGGAACGGTTTTCAGGCGAACCTGTCTATTCGGACGACGACGTGCAGGGCATGGACTTGAACGAGATGGGCCGGGTATTCAGGTCAAGACTGAGCCATTTTTTATCATTCCGGGGCAGGATAGCCGCAATGCCGCGCTGATCTGCAAGCCGGCCGAAACAACGCGGGGCACCCGCCTACCCTGCCTTCACTTCGCAAAGATCGTATAGGCCGCGACGACCGCCAGGAAGATCCCGAACGCCTTTCTAAGGGCGATATTGGAGAACCATTCCGCTATCGTTGCGCCTAAGAACCCTCCTATAAGGAAACCCACGCAGATGAACGCGGCTATATAAAAATGGACATGGCCGCTATTGTAGTACTTTATCACCGCGAGAAGCCCTATGGGTAGGAGCATGATGGCAAGCGTCGTCCCCTGCGCCTCATGCTGTGTCAGCCCGGCAAGAAAGACGAGGCCGGGGATCAGTATCGTCCCGCCGCCTATACCGAACATGCCGGAGAACGTCCCGGCGGTAAGCCCCAGGATAAGATACAGGATCTCTTTCATAGTCCGCCCTTTCTTCGATTTTCAGTGCTCATGATATTTTACCGGTCTAATTATAACATGCCGGGCGCTCTCTATGGGGGTAAAATCTCCTATTTTTATTGACTATATTTTCCTGCGATAGTAATGTAATGTCTGGCATACGAAGGAAAATATCGACCGAAGCATGAAAAACGACCATAGCATCTCAGGATACACGCCGGCGCTTCTTGCCATCGGCATAGTTGCCGTGACCGCCGTTATTTACCACAGTGCGCTATGCGCGGGATTCGTGAACTGGGACGACTCCGTCTACGTCATCAACAACAAGCTGGTCCGCTCGCTCGCGCCCTCCAATATAGCCCGCATGTGGACCTCCTTTAACGGGGGCTTCTATATACCTCTCGTATGGCTTACGTATGCTGTGACGTACCATTTCTGGGGGCTCGATCCGCGGATGTACCATCTCGTCAATGTCGCCTTTCACTGCGCGAACGCGGCCCTCGTCTTTATCCTGTTCCGGCGGCTTCTGGCCGTCTCCGGGCATCGCGACGGATCGGCCCTGCCTGGCCGGGGGACCGGCCTCGCCATCGCGGGCCTTGCCGCGGTCCTCTGGAGTATCCACCCGCTCCGCGTTGAGAGTGTCGCGTGGGTCACGGAAATGAAGGATGTGGGATGTACCTTCTTCTTTCTATTGAGCCTGCTCGCCTATGTAAGGTACGCGGCCGCCCCGGCGCGCAATATGGTATTCGGCGGCATGTCGCTCCTATTCTTCATGCTCTCGCTGCTGTATAAACAGACGGTCATCCTGCTCCCCCTCGTCATGCTCTGCCTCGATAAATGGCCGCTCGGAAGGCTCGGACGGATCAAGGATGTCGCAGGTCTCCTCAGGGAAAAGGCGCCTTTCTTCATACTCTCGATCGTGTCCGGGGTCATGCTCTATGTGGCCCATTCAACCGTGGTGGGTATAACGCCGATAAAGGATATCCCTCTCTCCTTCAGGGTCATGAACGCCTTCCACTCCGCCTTCTTCTATCTGGCCAAGACCTTCCTGCCCGTAGGGCTATTCCCGCTCTACCCGATACTGCGCCCCCACGAGACCGCCTTCTCTTTCGAGAACGTACTGTCGTGCATCCTCGTCATCCTCATCTCGGCCGCATCTTTCATATGGGGCAGGGGCAGAAGGTCGTATATCCCGGTGGCATGGCTCATATACCTCTTCACCCTGGTCCCCTCCATAGGGATAGTGCAGTCGGGCCGCCAGGCGGCGGCAGACCGTTTTTCATACATCCCGGCCATGAGCATCACGTTCCTGGTGAGCGCTGCCATCATCTCATTCCCGTCGCTATTTAAACGCCGTATCCATGCGCGGATAGCCCGCGCGGCGGTGATCGCAATGATCCCCATCCTGCTTATCACGCTCGGCATCTTGACGGTGAACCAGATATCGATCTGGAAGGACCCCATATCTCTGTGGAAACATGCCGCGCGGGGATATCCTGTCGATTCGTCGTTGATACACGGGAACCTGGCGGAGGCGTATATGGAGGCGGGTGAAACAGATAAGGCGATCGCGGAATACCGCATTGCGATATCGATAGATCCAAAGGAGGCAAAATTCCACCTGGGCCTCCTCAACGCTCTCCATAAGGCAAACAGACAGGATGAGGCCATGGCGGAACTGATGCAGGCCCTCTCATCGGGGAAATAGAAGAGACGTTTTCCGATCTTATCGGGAAACTGTCTGTCGAAACAGCCGGCTAAACAGTCGACGGGTACACCTTCCCGAAGAAAACGGAAAACGTCTCTAAGGACTTATCTGATTAAATATGCTATGAGATTCTCTTTTTTCTTCTTGCCATTGCCATTGCTGCGGCACCAATACCGAATAGCACCATAGTGGCCGGCTCCGGGACAACTCCGGATGGATTTCCATAAGCCCTATACGCAAAGTCAAGATTATCGTTATCCGAATATGTGCCATAATTAGTAATTAAGGCTTCATCCGGTATCGGGTTTATTGGGTTTCTATCCATCGCGCCCGTATAAGTATCTCCTGTTCTTACTTCGAAAGCAACCCAATAATTACCGGCCGGCAACGCCCAATTTACGCCGCTTACACCATACCAGCCTGTAGCTGCTCCAACTAAAAAGTTCTGGTCATATAATTGGCTATTGACGTCTGGGATGATCCCTGAATAAATTCCATCACCATAAATTGCCAGGGTCGC
This genomic window contains:
- a CDS encoding type II secretion system protein produces the protein MRNKSAFSTIEVLVSTVIVTLIFASTIGAFMLVKGVFRDKEAEINLQQNVNTIAARIIRGHPEQGSIVGLRSAVSFTIPVVTPAGSRIQYTGTDDNVRSYFLNGNSIIYASPTQSPNQQTIYTAPPGSSVTLRFWEPAGVTDNETVGIYIAVSRQIGNRTISGSLSTYINLRNVPK
- a CDS encoding class I SAM-dependent methyltransferase, with amino-acid sequence MKTVSNQLNKVKRYFENNLTAVQLDHIRRSYIKFLAPIPSRVFSSDLNALSVINFSDKGPAHDYVRHYMKYFHGLRKKKLKILEIGAGGYDNPKAGGNSLRMWKYYFPRSTIYSIDIHEKELPQDERIRIFRGSQADRKFLEYVFSEMGSVDIVIDDGSHKGADVITAFTTLFPLLKGGGIYSVEDTNTSYFPEWGGSDKDPDRPETTMGFFKGLTDRMNHTGAARPDDPYAYFVKNIAGIHFYRDLVVILKEKLSGSTDD
- a CDS encoding radical SAM protein; its protein translation is MKVLLFTTPWDFSKMTNPFFSTKDRLGFIRKIFKVEGQGIMGSFPPLGLMYLSAALKRAGHEARILNGMFATEEEIFREMETGGYGLFGISTYSAGWRDDQLMIEKTKKRFPGTGIVIGGPHANGWKTNCFKDSPFIDYMVYGDGENALLGLVERLGGNKPLDGINGLAWKDAGTSKVVDNGGPDYIMNIDDIPFPDWDGVDIYRYRPTLTNYKRLPAIDIIGSRGCPFRCIFCHSSCVVRKRSVKSIMDEIDILVKRYGIKDMTFYDETFTMFRDRNLQLCDELIRRKYDLVWAANARADCLDEEMLKKMKAAGCWRLLFGIESGSQRVLDIMKKGITLEQTRNAVKMTKEAGIEAHGTMIFGIPGETYEEGLETIKFACDLDLDYAAFSSLALFPGTEVFNMVSGDEEFDFEDHSALKVGYVPDSMTRRQLEDLLDKSYKKFYFRPSYIVKRISRIRSMEDVKRNMIGLLAFMRGE
- a CDS encoding glycosyltransferase; this translates as MEISVIIAAYNAENTIREAALSVLDSDLDKEFEVIVVDDGSADGTAEKIKDLGVRVIRQENKGAAAARNAGAKAALGGLLVFIDSDVVFFKDTLRKIYGHLTRDDVDYVTGIYSVRPLNDGWAQRYRAIADHSYYYDLIFTAEQKKGPIRQVIIGGGIEGIKRKVFEKVGGFDEKIKGADVEQDKLALVLVKGGYNMIADADIVTRHHFAGFKKLCKDYFRRTLHVMGLVGGEGYGQAYIKKNVFRTALGGLTAGFLLLSLLLFSFFHITATFVIALLLFLAYSASHLGIFITAAREYGLLFMLYTVAMNLFFSLLISVAGCLGMARSLFAGR
- a CDS encoding tetratricopeptide repeat protein; protein product: MKAYKNIMFSAIIIIAIFGSAELVSRVFTSPSSYDYIERRIIEHNLTRHKKAREFRIFLYGESTMHGGALYPSSVIGKWLRLYLSDLLPEDVMRDITVVNFGRMGADSSFIANAFAETIPYKPDLAVFYTVHNDFCLVEYRLRYSSKKPLLHRIEDFFGAVPKRSALLSIFNRLMIRAKLERSRIRDARAAAEDPWYMESDSPEAFREDANLLRPGSLQFREVTRNFEKNVGRIIETARLHGIPVIFFEGLSRWKGYEPVRSIHGASVDKDALASWEGYFSEAEGLFAGKEYGKALELYGRCINIDPSYALTYYRAAECYERLGESDKANANYVLANDNDYFPIHAPSLVNRLYENIRMAGMKGVDVIQTQKVFEENSANGIVGDDLTVDQIHPSPEGQALMALEVVNILYKNNLLAPREKWRWDKLRDIDEMKKALGLDSKNMFHVYTGTASYLAKHYREAAKFLEKALAIKPGSVFVRSWLAWTYWKMGELDNAIALYRELYREKPSLASSFLGRHPDIKEALGGER
- a CDS encoding bile acid:sodium symporter family protein; translated protein: MSHINRIAGYFTRYLVVWVVLSVAMAYLFPQAFTPLKPFMEWFFACTMFGIGALLSMKDFEPIFKRPRYLLLGILAQFTIMPAAAFVIARVLDLPPALAFGLILAGAVPDAMAAGVMSYIAEADVALSVALTTGTTLISPVVTPMLTYLFAREYIPVQFWPMMQSIMLMVIIPLFAGLIVRHRFPGHIEKMRPVFPAFSTLFIAFICGLVVALNRGSLERITGIAFAAVALLNFSGLFLGYWAGVLFRFDKRQCRTLAIGVGMQNAGLGAVLAIKYASPEAAIPNALFATWCIISAAILAGIWSRSYEGL
- a CDS encoding sulfite exporter TauE/SafE family protein; the protein is MKEILYLILGLTAGTFSGMFGIGGGTILIPGLVFLAGLTQHEAQGTTLAIMLLPIGLLAVIKYYNSGHVHFYIAAFICVGFLIGGFLGATIAEWFSNIALRKAFGIFLAVVAAYTIFAK
- a CDS encoding tetratricopeptide repeat protein, with amino-acid sequence MKNDHSISGYTPALLAIGIVAVTAVIYHSALCAGFVNWDDSVYVINNKLVRSLAPSNIARMWTSFNGGFYIPLVWLTYAVTYHFWGLDPRMYHLVNVAFHCANAALVFILFRRLLAVSGHRDGSALPGRGTGLAIAGLAAVLWSIHPLRVESVAWVTEMKDVGCTFFFLLSLLAYVRYAAAPARNMVFGGMSLLFFMLSLLYKQTVILLPLVMLCLDKWPLGRLGRIKDVAGLLREKAPFFILSIVSGVMLYVAHSTVVGITPIKDIPLSFRVMNAFHSAFFYLAKTFLPVGLFPLYPILRPHETAFSFENVLSCILVILISAASFIWGRGRRSYIPVAWLIYLFTLVPSIGIVQSGRQAAADRFSYIPAMSITFLVSAAIISFPSLFKRRIHARIARAAVIAMIPILLITLGILTVNQISIWKDPISLWKHAARGYPVDSSLIHGNLAEAYMEAGETDKAIAEYRIAISIDPKEAKFHLGLLNALHKANRQDEAMAELMQALSSGK
- a CDS encoding PEP-CTERM sorting domain-containing protein, coding for MRIKIILNTLLATMLLISSQAYGAVIFDTGTPPDAAVYGYMENGLGYAARFTLSDPYSLTNIEAHFTDQRWRHLQVSGTATLAIYGDGIYSGIIPDVNSQLYDQNFLVGAATGWYGVSGVNWALPAGNYWVAFEVRTGDTYTGAMDRNPINPIPDEALITNYGTYSDNDNLDFAYRAYGNPSGVVPEPATMVLFGIGAAAMAMARRKKRIS